One segment of Eschrichtius robustus isolate mEscRob2 chromosome 3, mEscRob2.pri, whole genome shotgun sequence DNA contains the following:
- the RSRP1 gene encoding arginine/serine-rich protein 1 isoform X2, with product MSSYVNDLWPGSPHKASPSSSRSGPSSRLSSASGSRSPRSSASRSIVWSRSWSRSRSRSAPRRRSRSRSRSRRRHRRRYRRYSRSYSRSRSRPRSRRYRERHHGSSRRSYRSLSRPRSRGRSPYRRAYAFARDRRYYGFGCTVYPEERRGWRGRSRTRSRSPTPFRLSEKDRMELLEIAKANAAKALGTANFDLPASLRTVSVSKETNHGTAVLNNGAKSEKS from the exons ATGTCCAGCTACGTGAACGACCTGTGGCCGGGCTCGCCGCACAAGGCCTCCCCCTCGTCGTCGCGGTCGGGCCCGTCCAGCCGGCTGTCCTCAGCGTCCGGGAGCCGCTCTCCCCGGAGCTCTGCGTCCCGATCCATCGTCTGGAGTCGGTCGTGGTCGCGGAGCCGCAGCCGCAGCGCGCCCCGGCGGAGGAGCAGGTCGAGGTCTCGCTCCCGAAGGCGCCACCGAAGGAGGTACCGGCGCTACTCGCGCTCCTACTCGCGGAGTCGCTCGCGCCCCCGCAGCCGCCGGTACCGGGAGAGGCACCACGGCTCCTCCAGGAGGTCCTACCGGTCCCTCAGCCGCCCCCGCTCCCGCGGCCGCTCGCCTTACCGGAGGGCCTACGCCTTCGCGCGGGACCGCCGTTACTACGGCTTCGGCTGCACCGTCTACCCGGAGGAGCGCAGAGGCTGGAGGGGGCGATCCCGGACCAGGTCGCGGAGCCCAACCCCATTTCGTCTGAGTGAGAAGG ATCGAATGGAGCTGTTAGAAATAGCAAAAGCCAATGCCGCAAAAGCATTAGGAACAGCCAACTTTGACTTGCCAGCTAGTCTCAGAACTGTTTCTGTATCTAAAGAAACCAACCATGGAACAGCTGTACTGAATAATGGTGCAAAGTCTGAG AAATCATGA
- the RSRP1 gene encoding arginine/serine-rich protein 1 isoform X1, which produces MSSYVNDLWPGSPHKASPSSSRSGPSSRLSSASGSRSPRSSASRSIVWSRSWSRSRSRSAPRRRSRSRSRSRRRHRRRYRRYSRSYSRSRSRPRSRRYRERHHGSSRRSYRSLSRPRSRGRSPYRRAYAFARDRRYYGFGCTVYPEERRGWRGRSRTRSRSPTPFRLSEKDRMELLEIAKANAAKALGTANFDLPASLRTVSVSKETNHGTAVLNNGAKSEPSDKLIEDETENPNKKSSQQKSIAFSSNNSVAKPLLQKSAKATAEETSSGSPKIDKKKSPYGLWIPVEKNINS; this is translated from the exons ATGTCCAGCTACGTGAACGACCTGTGGCCGGGCTCGCCGCACAAGGCCTCCCCCTCGTCGTCGCGGTCGGGCCCGTCCAGCCGGCTGTCCTCAGCGTCCGGGAGCCGCTCTCCCCGGAGCTCTGCGTCCCGATCCATCGTCTGGAGTCGGTCGTGGTCGCGGAGCCGCAGCCGCAGCGCGCCCCGGCGGAGGAGCAGGTCGAGGTCTCGCTCCCGAAGGCGCCACCGAAGGAGGTACCGGCGCTACTCGCGCTCCTACTCGCGGAGTCGCTCGCGCCCCCGCAGCCGCCGGTACCGGGAGAGGCACCACGGCTCCTCCAGGAGGTCCTACCGGTCCCTCAGCCGCCCCCGCTCCCGCGGCCGCTCGCCTTACCGGAGGGCCTACGCCTTCGCGCGGGACCGCCGTTACTACGGCTTCGGCTGCACCGTCTACCCGGAGGAGCGCAGAGGCTGGAGGGGGCGATCCCGGACCAGGTCGCGGAGCCCAACCCCATTTCGTCTGAGTGAGAAGG ATCGAATGGAGCTGTTAGAAATAGCAAAAGCCAATGCCGCAAAAGCATTAGGAACAGCCAACTTTGACTTGCCAGCTAGTCTCAGAACTGTTTCTGTATCTAAAGAAACCAACCATGGAACAGCTGTACTGAATAATGGTGCAAAGTCTGAG CCGTCGGATAAGTTAATAGAAGATGAGACAGAAAATCCCAACAAGAAGTCTTCCCAGCAGAAAAGCATAGCTTTTAGCTCTAAT aattctgtagcaaagcCATTGCTTCAGAAATCAGCTAAAGCTACTGCTGAAGAGACCTCTTCAGGATCCCCAAAAATAGATAAGAAGAAAAGTCCATATGGACTTTGGATACCTGTCGAAAAGAACATCAATAGCTAA